A genomic segment from Sulfuritalea hydrogenivorans sk43H encodes:
- a CDS encoding caspase family protein encodes MKRVRWLSFLVLLGIQGIFSGPGGSAEPSRTLAVASVQEKAGRVAIVIGNSNYPSGALANPKNDATVMAGALKKLGFDVELKLDATKADIDGMLRRFSGKAEKAGVAALFYAGHGIQVGGSNYLVPIDANPRSEKDLKRDMVRMDDVIDDMGDARVKLVFFDACRDNPLSRSFSRGGSRGMAAPVEATGTLISFATKHGNTAADGEGKHSPYTNALLAALENPSGVEIEQLLRKVQQGVKAETKGQQEPWRYGSLDGDFYFKAADPADNSKLQQEAVEKAVLEAMRRTNEQAAKEKAELQKSLKAQQEASERAMAEALKKANEQAARDRAEMQASMDKMLKEALARQTAALEAERAARLAAATPASNATPAAAQIQKPAAEKPIQLASIAPTTSAGAGSKPSELVLAALSNAPGDEWEYVARDEMFDKMQKLVLRVKAVSPEGVLEEIVWNGRPGISWVFGPRAAALGTPNEAEFMFAPHWNGDEVSNLVVEGGGSLCTSAGAFCRISLKVTGIEKLTTPAGTFDAIRLEGTIHAGIGGGSITGPVTIWYSKEQRRLLKQSAELRGNRFKFKETLELSAVRRGPR; translated from the coding sequence ATGAAGCGCGTCAGGTGGCTGTCCTTTTTGGTTCTGCTTGGCATCCAGGGCATCTTCTCCGGCCCCGGAGGCAGCGCCGAGCCGTCGCGCACGCTTGCCGTCGCGTCGGTCCAGGAAAAGGCCGGCCGGGTTGCCATCGTCATCGGCAACAGCAACTATCCATCCGGCGCCCTGGCCAATCCGAAGAACGATGCGACGGTCATGGCCGGTGCCCTGAAAAAACTCGGCTTCGACGTCGAACTCAAGCTCGATGCGACCAAGGCCGACATCGACGGGATGCTGCGGCGCTTCAGCGGCAAGGCCGAAAAGGCCGGCGTGGCGGCACTGTTCTATGCCGGCCACGGCATACAGGTGGGGGGCAGCAACTATCTCGTCCCCATCGACGCCAATCCGCGCAGCGAAAAAGATCTCAAGCGCGACATGGTCAGGATGGACGATGTCATCGACGACATGGGCGATGCCCGGGTCAAGCTGGTGTTCTTCGACGCCTGCCGCGACAATCCGCTGTCGCGCAGCTTCAGTCGCGGCGGATCACGCGGCATGGCGGCGCCGGTCGAAGCCACCGGGACGCTGATTTCCTTCGCCACCAAACATGGCAACACGGCCGCCGACGGGGAAGGCAAGCACAGCCCCTATACCAACGCCTTGCTGGCGGCACTGGAAAACCCGAGCGGCGTCGAAATCGAGCAACTGTTGCGCAAGGTGCAGCAGGGCGTCAAGGCGGAGACCAAGGGCCAGCAGGAGCCGTGGCGCTACGGTTCGCTCGATGGCGATTTTTATTTCAAGGCGGCCGATCCTGCCGATAACTCGAAGCTGCAGCAGGAGGCCGTGGAGAAAGCCGTGCTGGAAGCCATGCGGCGCACCAACGAACAGGCGGCAAAGGAAAAGGCGGAACTCCAGAAATCCCTGAAGGCGCAGCAGGAAGCCAGCGAGCGGGCCATGGCGGAAGCGCTCAAGAAGGCCAACGAACAGGCGGCGCGGGATCGGGCCGAGATGCAGGCGTCGATGGACAAGATGCTGAAGGAGGCGCTGGCCAGGCAGACCGCTGCACTGGAAGCCGAGCGCGCGGCGCGGCTTGCCGCTGCAACACCGGCATCGAACGCGACCCCGGCGGCTGCCCAGATCCAAAAGCCGGCTGCCGAAAAGCCGATCCAGCTGGCGTCGATTGCGCCAACCACGAGTGCCGGCGCCGGTTCAAAGCCATCGGAGCTGGTGCTTGCAGCCCTCTCGAACGCGCCCGGCGACGAGTGGGAGTATGTAGCCAGGGACGAGATGTTCGACAAAATGCAGAAACTGGTGTTGCGGGTCAAGGCCGTTTCGCCGGAAGGTGTGCTGGAAGAGATCGTCTGGAATGGCAGGCCCGGAATCAGCTGGGTTTTCGGGCCGCGCGCGGCGGCGCTGGGAACGCCCAACGAGGCCGAGTTCATGTTCGCACCGCACTGGAACGGCGACGAGGTTTCAAACCTGGTGGTCGAAGGCGGCGGCAGCCTGTGCACAAGCGCTGGCGCCTTTTGCCGGATCAGCCTCAAGGTGACGGGAATCGAAAAGCTGACGACTCCGGCCGGCACCTTCGACGCCATTCGTCTCGAAGGCACGATTCACGCCGGGATCGGCGGTGGCAGCATCACTGGCCCGGTGACCATCTGGTATTCGAAGGAGCAGCGCCGCCTGCTGAAGCAGAGCGCGGAGCTGCGGGGGAACAGATTCAAGTTCAAGGAAACCCTCGAACTCAGCGCGGTTCGTCGCGGCCCGCGTTGA
- a CDS encoding methyl-accepting chemotaxis protein: MAIMKDASISKHLTILVAVPLIALVVAVAMQVWHSFDDYRGAQRTQRLMEAAVSAGDLIHMLQIERGSTAGFLQSRGQKFADVLPGVRGKTDERLAAYKAQVGGLNVGDMASLGRALTAAQTQLDQLAATRGRVSALTMPVPEGVGYYTATIGALMAAVGTSVEFSKEAAISQRTIAYHNLIHAKENAGLERALTTAAFAANKVEPAQYRNILDKISRQEAYQTAFRGIADDSEKAALDAVLAGTATKEVVRLRGVMSEKSVEGGFEVDPTAWFKTITNKIDGMREVESLLARNINASAATLLNASRTLFLSYLLLGGLAIVLTIVISLWVARSIAVPLHGVVSFAQKSIAGNDFTSKMPEAGTIEVKRTGQAFNHLMDKFRGIIIDTKNSSERITQAADALATSSEQVTASSAVQSDAASAVAAAVEQASANVSETAASARTAAEVVNRAREDNERALAVMRETVNNMNSIASLIRESGSSVEQLDESSQKIGGIVQVIKEIADQTNLLALNAAIEAARAGEQGRGFAVVADEVRKLAERTAKATDEIAGLITGIQAGITETVTGMHQANEQAGASLELVGRTESALLRIGEGSREVASNVLSISSALNAQDAAMHQIAESLETIARMTEDNSTAAHTNSKTAVELDGLSHELRQAVAVFKV, encoded by the coding sequence ATGGCCATCATGAAAGACGCATCCATCAGCAAGCACCTGACCATTCTGGTCGCCGTGCCGCTCATCGCCCTGGTAGTGGCGGTGGCAATGCAGGTGTGGCACAGCTTCGACGACTACAGGGGCGCGCAGCGGACCCAGCGCCTGATGGAGGCGGCGGTCAGCGCCGGCGACCTGATCCACATGCTGCAGATCGAGCGGGGGTCCACGGCCGGTTTCCTGCAGTCCAGGGGACAGAAGTTTGCCGATGTGCTTCCCGGCGTTCGCGGCAAGACCGACGAGCGCCTGGCCGCCTACAAGGCACAGGTTGGCGGGCTCAATGTCGGCGACATGGCCAGCCTGGGCCGGGCGCTGACCGCGGCGCAGACCCAGCTCGACCAGCTTGCGGCCACGCGCGGCCGCGTCAGCGCCCTTACCATGCCGGTGCCCGAGGGCGTCGGCTACTACACCGCGACCATCGGCGCGCTGATGGCCGCGGTTGGCACCAGCGTCGAATTCAGCAAGGAAGCGGCAATCTCGCAGCGGACCATTGCCTATCACAACTTGATCCATGCCAAGGAAAATGCCGGCCTGGAGCGTGCCCTGACCACGGCCGCATTCGCGGCGAACAAGGTCGAGCCGGCGCAGTACCGCAACATCCTCGACAAGATCAGCCGCCAGGAGGCTTACCAGACTGCGTTCCGCGGCATTGCCGACGACTCGGAGAAAGCCGCGCTGGATGCGGTGCTGGCCGGGACGGCGACAAAGGAGGTGGTCCGCCTGCGCGGCGTGATGTCGGAGAAATCCGTGGAAGGCGGCTTCGAGGTCGACCCGACCGCCTGGTTCAAGACCATCACCAACAAGATCGACGGCATGCGCGAGGTCGAAAGCCTGCTGGCTCGCAACATCAATGCGAGCGCGGCGACCCTCCTGAATGCCAGTCGCACGCTGTTTCTTTCCTATCTGCTGCTCGGCGGTCTGGCCATTGTGCTGACCATTGTCATCTCGCTGTGGGTGGCGAGAAGCATTGCCGTGCCCTTGCATGGAGTCGTCAGCTTTGCCCAGAAATCGATTGCCGGAAACGATTTCACCAGCAAGATGCCGGAAGCCGGCACCATCGAGGTAAAGCGCACCGGGCAGGCATTCAATCATCTGATGGACAAGTTCCGCGGCATCATCATCGATACCAAGAATTCCAGCGAGCGGATCACCCAGGCCGCCGACGCACTGGCGACTTCCAGCGAGCAGGTGACGGCAAGTTCGGCCGTGCAGTCGGATGCGGCGTCCGCGGTTGCCGCCGCGGTGGAACAGGCTTCGGCCAATGTCAGCGAAACGGCTGCCAGCGCGCGTACCGCGGCGGAAGTCGTCAATCGGGCACGGGAAGACAATGAACGGGCTCTCGCCGTGATGCGCGAGACCGTCAACAACATGAACTCCATCGCCAGCCTGATCCGCGAATCGGGCAGCAGCGTCGAGCAACTCGACGAAAGCTCGCAGAAGATCGGCGGCATCGTGCAGGTGATCAAGGAAATCGCCGACCAGACCAACCTGCTGGCCTTGAACGCCGCCATCGAGGCGGCGCGCGCCGGCGAGCAGGGGCGCGGCTTTGCGGTGGTGGCCGACGAGGTGAGGAAGCTCGCCGAGCGCACGGCGAAGGCGACCGACGAAATCGCCGGGCTGATCACCGGCATCCAGGCCGGCATTACCGAGACGGTAACCGGCATGCATCAGGCCAACGAACAGGCGGGCGCCAGCCTGGAACTGGTCGGCCGCACCGAGTCGGCATTGCTGCGCATCGGCGAGGGATCGCGCGAGGTGGCGAGCAATGTGCTGAGCATTTCCAGCGCGCTGAACGCGCAGGACGCCGCGATGCACCAGATCGCCGAGAGCCTGGAAACCATCGCGCGCATGACCGAAGACAACAGCACTGCCGCCCACACCAACAGCAAGACCGCGGTCGAACTCGACGGTCTGTCGCACGAACTGCGGCAGGCGGTCGCGGTATTCAAGGTCTGA
- a CDS encoding WbuC family cupin fold metalloprotein, whose translation MITLIDDALLAELCAEAAASPRRRKNRNFHATDGHPAHRLLNAMQPDSYIPPHRHLDPNKDETFVVLRGALGVAMFDDAGEVLRMVKVGPAALCVPGNPLRGQATAIGVDIAHGAWHTAVALEPDTVFLEAKAGPYVPFAADEKAPWAPAENTPGAAPYLGALKARMIDSFQQAGHNRE comes from the coding sequence GTGATTACCCTGATCGACGACGCGCTGCTCGCCGAACTCTGTGCCGAAGCGGCCGCCAGTCCGCGGCGGCGCAAGAACCGCAACTTCCATGCGACGGACGGCCATCCGGCGCATCGCCTGCTCAACGCCATGCAGCCGGATTCCTACATCCCGCCGCATCGCCATCTCGATCCGAACAAGGACGAAACCTTTGTCGTCCTGCGCGGCGCATTGGGCGTGGCGATGTTCGACGACGCGGGCGAGGTGCTGCGGATGGTGAAAGTCGGCCCGGCTGCGCTCTGCGTGCCTGGGAATCCGCTTCGCGGGCAGGCAACGGCGATCGGGGTCGATATCGCCCACGGCGCGTGGCATACGGCCGTGGCGCTGGAGCCCGACACGGTGTTTCTCGAAGCCAAGGCCGGGCCCTATGTTCCGTTTGCGGCCGACGAAAAGGCACCGTGGGCGCCGGCTGAAAACACCCCTGGGGCGGCACCCTATCTGGGCGCCCTCAAAGCCCGTATGATCGACAGCTTCCAGCAGGCTGGGCACAACCGGGAATAA
- the dnaE gene encoding DNA polymerase III subunit alpha, which translates to MSAPPLPGFVHLRLHSEYSITDGLTRIDEVIARAAADGQPALAITDLANLFGMVKFYTAARGKGIKPIIGCDVWIGDEDAAEKNDGPARLLLLAKNRGGYLRLCELLSAAYLAPRRHGRAEITRTQLAQGDNSGLIALSGGPLGDIGQLLAAGKLDQADVRAQAWARLFPGSYYIEVQRPGGRDGAAANEVLVAASVDLAARLGLPLVATHPVQFLDRDDFKAHEARVCIADGYVLGDTRRPKKYSPEQYFKTQAEMAELFADLPEALQNSAEIARRCNLTVELGKSRLPDFPTPAGEPLEAFLASESHAGLERRLQLLYPDSAEREKQRPTYVARLDFEIATIVKMGFPGYFLIVADFIRWAKNNGVPVGPGRGSGAGSLVAYSLDITDLDPLRYDLLFERFLNPERVSMPDFDIDFCQEGRDRVIDYVKKKYGAHAVSQIVTFGTLAAKAVIRDVGRVLDLGFNFVDQFAKLIPNELGITLKDALDKEPAIRARIDSEEEVAELWALALKLEGLTRNVGMHAGGVLIAPGKLTDFCPLYAAAGAESVVSQFDKDDVEKAGLVKFDFLGLRTLTILDEAVRLAKEVEGVEIDLATLSLDDRETYDAVFKSANTTAVFQFESGGMKDTLIKAKPDCLEDLIALNALYRPGPMDFIPDFINRKHGTRFEYPHPCLEPVLANTYGIMVYQEQVMQTAQVAAGYSLGGADLLRRAMGKKKPEEMAQQREIFVKGAAANAINEIKANEIFDTMEKFAGYGFNKSHAAAYSLVAYHTGWLKRHHPAAFVSATLSSEMGNTDKLQFFYKDAIDNGLVFLPPDINHGSIRFRPVDGKTIRYGLGAIKGTGEAALSVILKARESGGAFTDLFDFCRRIDKRVVNRRVIEALIRAGAFDAIDDHRAKLLASTGVALEAAEQAERNAMQGGLFDTGAQADTAHYVDVPRWNEREQLMNEKPALGFFFSGHPYHAYATELGAFVKRRLGQLEAQREPVLLAGVVMSTRTQMTRRGKMAVVALDDGTTQLEVTVFNELWEAERAKIKEDELLLVEGKVQKDDYSGGLRITADKLYTLAEARGRYARGLRLTMNGGSDAKRLQALLAPFRNGPCPVRLSYRNGDAVAELPLPETWRVRLDDALLAGLADWLKPENVKVIYQ; encoded by the coding sequence ATGTCCGCCCCGCCTCTTCCCGGCTTCGTCCATCTCCGGCTTCACAGCGAATACTCGATCACCGATGGCCTGACGCGCATCGATGAGGTTATCGCCCGGGCGGCGGCCGACGGCCAGCCGGCGCTGGCGATCACCGACCTGGCCAACCTGTTCGGCATGGTCAAGTTCTACACTGCGGCGCGCGGCAAGGGCATCAAGCCGATCATCGGCTGCGATGTCTGGATCGGCGACGAGGATGCGGCTGAAAAGAACGACGGCCCGGCGCGCCTGCTGCTGCTGGCGAAGAATCGCGGCGGTTATTTGCGCCTGTGCGAACTGCTCTCCGCCGCCTATCTGGCGCCGCGCCGCCACGGCCGCGCCGAAATCACCCGCACGCAACTCGCGCAGGGCGACAACAGCGGCCTGATCGCGCTGTCGGGCGGCCCGCTGGGCGACATCGGACAACTGCTCGCGGCCGGCAAGCTGGATCAGGCCGACGTGCGCGCGCAGGCCTGGGCACGGCTGTTCCCCGGCAGCTACTACATCGAGGTGCAGCGCCCCGGTGGCCGCGACGGCGCGGCGGCCAATGAAGTGCTGGTCGCGGCCAGCGTCGATCTGGCGGCGCGCCTCGGCCTGCCGCTGGTGGCGACGCACCCGGTGCAGTTCCTGGATCGCGACGACTTCAAGGCGCACGAGGCGCGGGTCTGCATCGCCGACGGCTATGTGCTGGGCGACACGCGGCGGCCGAAAAAGTACAGTCCCGAGCAGTACTTCAAGACCCAGGCCGAGATGGCCGAACTCTTCGCCGACCTGCCCGAGGCCTTGCAGAACTCGGCGGAAATCGCCCGCCGCTGCAACCTCACGGTGGAACTGGGCAAGAGCCGCCTGCCGGATTTCCCGACGCCCGCCGGCGAGCCGCTGGAAGCCTTCCTCGCCAGCGAGTCGCATGCCGGCCTGGAACGCCGCCTGCAACTGCTCTACCCCGATTCCGCCGAGCGCGAGAAGCAGCGTCCGACCTATGTCGCGCGCCTCGATTTCGAGATCGCCACCATCGTCAAGATGGGCTTCCCCGGCTACTTCCTGATCGTTGCCGACTTCATCCGCTGGGCGAAGAACAACGGCGTGCCGGTGGGCCCCGGGCGCGGCTCGGGGGCGGGCTCGCTGGTGGCCTACAGCCTCGACATCACCGACCTCGATCCGCTGCGCTACGACCTGCTGTTCGAGCGCTTCCTCAATCCGGAACGCGTCTCGATGCCCGACTTCGACATCGATTTCTGCCAGGAAGGCCGCGATCGCGTCATCGATTACGTCAAGAAGAAATACGGCGCGCACGCCGTGTCGCAGATCGTCACCTTCGGCACGCTGGCGGCCAAGGCGGTGATCCGCGACGTCGGCCGGGTGCTCGATCTCGGCTTCAACTTCGTCGACCAGTTCGCCAAGCTGATTCCCAATGAGCTCGGCATCACGCTCAAGGATGCGCTCGACAAGGAGCCGGCGATCCGCGCGCGCATCGACAGCGAGGAGGAAGTTGCCGAGCTCTGGGCGCTGGCGCTGAAGCTCGAAGGCCTCACTCGCAACGTCGGCATGCATGCCGGCGGCGTATTGATCGCGCCGGGCAAGCTCACCGATTTCTGTCCGCTCTACGCGGCGGCCGGCGCCGAGTCGGTGGTCTCGCAGTTCGACAAGGACGACGTGGAGAAGGCCGGCCTGGTCAAGTTCGACTTCCTCGGCCTGCGCACGCTGACCATCCTCGACGAGGCGGTGCGGCTGGCGAAGGAGGTAGAGGGTGTTGAGATCGACCTCGCGACCCTGTCGCTCGACGACCGCGAAACCTACGATGCGGTGTTCAAGAGCGCCAACACCACGGCGGTGTTCCAGTTCGAATCCGGCGGCATGAAGGACACCCTGATCAAGGCCAAACCGGATTGCCTGGAAGACCTGATCGCACTGAATGCGCTGTACCGGCCGGGGCCGATGGATTTCATCCCCGACTTCATCAATCGCAAGCACGGCACGCGTTTCGAGTATCCGCATCCCTGCCTGGAGCCGGTGCTGGCCAACACCTACGGCATCATGGTGTACCAGGAGCAGGTGATGCAGACCGCACAGGTGGCGGCCGGCTACAGCCTGGGCGGCGCCGACCTGCTGCGCCGCGCGATGGGCAAGAAGAAGCCCGAGGAAATGGCCCAGCAGCGCGAGATTTTCGTCAAGGGCGCGGCCGCGAACGCGATCAATGAAATCAAGGCCAACGAAATCTTCGACACCATGGAGAAGTTCGCCGGCTACGGCTTCAACAAGTCGCATGCCGCCGCTTATTCACTGGTGGCCTATCACACCGGCTGGCTCAAGCGCCATCATCCGGCGGCATTTGTCTCGGCGACGCTGTCGTCTGAAATGGGCAATACAGACAAGCTGCAGTTCTTCTACAAGGACGCCATCGACAACGGCCTCGTCTTCCTGCCGCCCGACATCAACCACGGCAGCATCCGCTTCCGGCCGGTGGATGGCAAGACCATCCGCTACGGCCTGGGCGCCATCAAGGGCACCGGCGAGGCGGCGTTGTCGGTGATCCTCAAGGCGCGCGAAAGCGGGGGTGCGTTCACCGACCTCTTCGATTTCTGCCGCCGCATCGACAAGCGCGTGGTGAACCGGCGCGTGATCGAGGCGCTGATCCGCGCCGGCGCCTTCGACGCGATCGACGACCACCGCGCCAAGCTGCTGGCCTCGACCGGCGTCGCCCTCGAAGCGGCGGAACAGGCCGAACGCAATGCCATGCAGGGCGGACTGTTCGATACGGGAGCGCAGGCCGACACCGCGCACTATGTCGATGTGCCGCGCTGGAACGAACGCGAACAGCTGATGAACGAAAAGCCGGCGCTGGGCTTCTTCTTCTCCGGCCATCCCTATCACGCCTACGCCACCGAGCTGGGCGCCTTCGTCAAGCGCCGCCTCGGCCAGCTCGAAGCGCAGCGCGAGCCGGTATTGCTGGCGGGCGTCGTGATGTCCACCCGTACCCAGATGACCCGTCGCGGCAAGATGGCCGTGGTGGCCCTCGACGACGGCACCACCCAGCTCGAAGTAACCGTGTTCAACGAACTGTGGGAAGCCGAGCGCGCCAAGATCAAGGAAGACGAACTGCTGCTGGTCGAAGGCAAGGTGCAGAAGGACGACTACAGCGGCGGCCTGCGCATCACCGCCGACAAGCTCTACACCCTGGCCGAGGCGCGCGGCCGCTACGCGCGCGGCCTGCGCCTGACCATGAACGGCGGTTCCGACGCCAAACGCCTGCAGGCGCTGCTGGCGCCGTTTCGCAACGGCCCCTGCCCGGTGCGGCTCTCCTATCGCAATGGCGATGCCGTGGCGGAACTCCCCTTGCCGGAGACCTGGCGCGTCAGGCTCGACGATGCCCTGCTGGCCGGGCTCGCCGACTGGCTCAAGCCGGAGAACGTGAAAGTGATCTACCAGTGA